A DNA window from Jaculus jaculus isolate mJacJac1 chromosome 1, mJacJac1.mat.Y.cur, whole genome shotgun sequence contains the following coding sequences:
- the Cdk18 gene encoding cyclin-dependent kinase 18 isoform X3, with protein sequence MYKMKNFKRRFSLSVPRPETIEESLAEFTEQFNQLHTQRNEDGEEEPEGLSPGMQYQRRQNQRRFSMEDLSKRLSLPMDIRLPQEFLQKLQLEGPALPKPLNRMSRRASLSDIGFGKLETYVKLDKLGEGTYATVFKGRSKLTENLVALKEIRLEHEEGAPCTAIREGGPVSPVSLLKDLKHANIVTLHDLIHTDRSLTLVFEYLDSDLKQYLDHCGTLMSMHNVKIFMFQLLRGLAYCHRRKILHRDLKPQNLLINDRGELKLADFGLARAKSVPTKTYSNEVVTLWYRPPDVLLGSTEYSTPIDMWGVGCIHYEMATGRPLFPGSTVKEELHLIFRLLGTPTEETWPGVTALSEFRAYSFPRYQPQPLLSHAPRLDTEGINLLTSLLLYESKSRISAEAALSHPYFHSLGEHVHQLEDTASIFSLKEIQLQKDPGYRGLAFQQTGRGKSRRQSIF encoded by the exons ATGTACAAGATGAAGAACTTCAAGCGCAGGTTCTCCCTCTCAGTGCCCCGCCCAGAGACCATCGAGGAGTCCTTGGCTGAGTTCACAGAGCAGTTCAACCAGCTCCACACCCAGAGGAATGAGG atggTGAGGAGGAGCCCGAGGGGCTGTCCCCCGGCATGCAGTATCAGCGACGACAGAACCAGCGCCGCTTCTCTATGGAG GACCTCAGCAAGAGGCTCTCTCTGCCTATGGATATCCGCCTGCCCCAGGAGTTCTTGCAGAAGCTGCAGCTggagggtccagcactgcccaaGCCACTCAACCGCATGTCCCGCCGTGCCTCCCTG TCAGACATTGGCTTCGGGAAACTGGAAACATACGTGAAACTGGACAAACTGGGGGAG GGCACTTATGCCACCGTCTTCAAGGGGCGCAGCAAACTGACAGAGAACCTGGTGGCCCTGAAGGAGATCCGGCTGGAGCATGAGGAGGGAGCACCTTGCACTGCCATCCGAGAGG GTGGGCCTGTCTCCCCAGTGTCTCTGCTGAAGGACCTGAAGCACGCCAATATCGTGACCCTGCATGACCTCATCCACACAGACCGGTCCCTCACCCTGGTGTTTGAGTACCTG GACAGTGACCTGAAGCAGTATCTGGACCACTGCGGAACCCTGATGAGCATGCACAACGTCAAG ATTTTCATGTTCCAGCTGCTGCGGGGCCTGGCCTACTGTCACCGCCGCAAGATCCTGCACAGGGACCTGAAGCCCCAGAACCTGCTCATCAACGACAGGGGAGAGCTGAAGCTAGCTGACTTCG GCCTGGCCCGGGCcaagtcagtgcccacaaagaccTACTCCAATGAGGTAGTGACCCTGTGGTATAGGCCCCCAGATGTGCTGCTGGGATCCACAGAGTACTCCACCCCCATCGACATGTG GGGCGTGGGCTGCATCCACTACGAGATGGCCACGGGGAGGCCCCTTTTCCCAGGCTCCACCGTCAAAGAGGAGCTGCACCTCATCTTCCGCCTCCTTG GTACTCCTACAGAAGAGACGTGGCCCGGTGTGACCGCCCTCTCCGAGTTTCGAGCCTACAGCTTCCCCCGGTACCAGCCGCAGCCGCTGCTCAGCCACGCCCCCAG GTTAGATACCGAAGGCATCAACCTTCTGACCAGCCTCCTCCTG TATGAATCCAAGAGTCGCATATCAGCAGAAGCGGCCCTGAGTCATCCCTACTTCCACTCTCTGGGAGAACACGTGCACCAGCTTGAAGACA CTGCCTCCATCTTCTCCCTGAAGGAGATCCAACTccagaaggacccaggttacCGTGGCCTGGCCTTCCAGCAAACAG GTCGAGGAAAGAGCCGGCGGCAGAGCATCTTCTGA
- the Cdk18 gene encoding cyclin-dependent kinase 18 isoform X2 — MYKMKNFKRRFSLSVPRPETIEESLAEFTEQFNQLHTQRNEDGEEEPEGLSPGMQYQRRQNQRRFSMEDLSKRLSLPMDIRLPQEFLQKLQLEGPALPKPLNRMSRRASLSDIGFGKLETYVKLDKLGEGTYATVFKGRSKLTENLVALKEIRLEHEEGAPCTAIREGGPVSPVSLLKDLKHANIVTLHDLIHTDRSLTLVFEYLDSDLKQYLDHCGTLMSMHNVKIFMFQLLRGLAYCHRRKILHRDLKPQNLLINDRGELKLADFGLARAKSVPTKTYSNEVVTLWYRPPDVLLGSTEYSTPIDMWGVGCIHYEMATGRPLFPGSTVKEELHLIFRLLGTPTEETWPGVTALSEFRAYSFPRYQPQPLLSHAPRLDTEGINLLTSLLLYESKSRISAEAALSHPYFHSLGEHVHQLEDRDPTPEGPRLPWPGLPANRSRKEPAAEHLLSCVHPTAPRGLRDQWPHGTQIQEGWGLWSHQKVGGREPVASLEDHLAVLLVTAVSCPCFPCASIMAFAWTPIPLSPSTGPSVSCFPERR, encoded by the exons ATGTACAAGATGAAGAACTTCAAGCGCAGGTTCTCCCTCTCAGTGCCCCGCCCAGAGACCATCGAGGAGTCCTTGGCTGAGTTCACAGAGCAGTTCAACCAGCTCCACACCCAGAGGAATGAGG atggTGAGGAGGAGCCCGAGGGGCTGTCCCCCGGCATGCAGTATCAGCGACGACAGAACCAGCGCCGCTTCTCTATGGAG GACCTCAGCAAGAGGCTCTCTCTGCCTATGGATATCCGCCTGCCCCAGGAGTTCTTGCAGAAGCTGCAGCTggagggtccagcactgcccaaGCCACTCAACCGCATGTCCCGCCGTGCCTCCCTG TCAGACATTGGCTTCGGGAAACTGGAAACATACGTGAAACTGGACAAACTGGGGGAG GGCACTTATGCCACCGTCTTCAAGGGGCGCAGCAAACTGACAGAGAACCTGGTGGCCCTGAAGGAGATCCGGCTGGAGCATGAGGAGGGAGCACCTTGCACTGCCATCCGAGAGG GTGGGCCTGTCTCCCCAGTGTCTCTGCTGAAGGACCTGAAGCACGCCAATATCGTGACCCTGCATGACCTCATCCACACAGACCGGTCCCTCACCCTGGTGTTTGAGTACCTG GACAGTGACCTGAAGCAGTATCTGGACCACTGCGGAACCCTGATGAGCATGCACAACGTCAAG ATTTTCATGTTCCAGCTGCTGCGGGGCCTGGCCTACTGTCACCGCCGCAAGATCCTGCACAGGGACCTGAAGCCCCAGAACCTGCTCATCAACGACAGGGGAGAGCTGAAGCTAGCTGACTTCG GCCTGGCCCGGGCcaagtcagtgcccacaaagaccTACTCCAATGAGGTAGTGACCCTGTGGTATAGGCCCCCAGATGTGCTGCTGGGATCCACAGAGTACTCCACCCCCATCGACATGTG GGGCGTGGGCTGCATCCACTACGAGATGGCCACGGGGAGGCCCCTTTTCCCAGGCTCCACCGTCAAAGAGGAGCTGCACCTCATCTTCCGCCTCCTTG GTACTCCTACAGAAGAGACGTGGCCCGGTGTGACCGCCCTCTCCGAGTTTCGAGCCTACAGCTTCCCCCGGTACCAGCCGCAGCCGCTGCTCAGCCACGCCCCCAG GTTAGATACCGAAGGCATCAACCTTCTGACCAGCCTCCTCCTG TATGAATCCAAGAGTCGCATATCAGCAGAAGCGGCCCTGAGTCATCCCTACTTCCACTCTCTGGGAGAACACGTGCACCAGCTTGAAGACA GAGATCCAACTccagaaggacccaggttacCGTGGCCTGGCCTTCCAGCAAACAG GTCGAGGAAAGAGCCGGCGGCAGAGCATCTTCTGAGCTGCGTGCACCCTACTGCTCCTCGAGGCTTGAGGGACCAATGGCCACACGGAACACAAATTCAGGAAGGATGGGGCCTGTGGAGCCATCAGAAGGTTGGAGGAAGAGAGCCAGTAGCCAGCCTGGAGGATCACTTGGCTGTCCTGTTGGTCACAGCTGTTTCCTGTCCCTGCTTCCCATGTGCCTCCATAATGGCCTTTGCTTGGACACCAATTCCCCTGTCACCTTCCACGGGGCCGAGTGTAAGCTGCTTTCCTGAGAGAAGATGA
- the Cdk18 gene encoding cyclin-dependent kinase 18 isoform X4, producing MYKMKNFKRRFSLSVPRPETIEESLAEFTEQFNQLHTQRNEDGEEEPEGLSPGMQYQRRQNQRRFSMEDLSKRLSLPMDIRLPQEFLQKLQLEGPALPKPLNRMSRRASLSDIGFGKLETYVKLDKLGEGTYATVFKGRSKLTENLVALKEIRLEHEEGAPCTAIREVSLLKDLKHANIVTLHDLIHTDRSLTLVFEYLDSDLKQYLDHCGTLMSMHNVKIFMFQLLRGLAYCHRRKILHRDLKPQNLLINDRGELKLADFGLARAKSVPTKTYSNEVVTLWYRPPDVLLGSTEYSTPIDMWGVGCIHYEMATGRPLFPGSTVKEELHLIFRLLGTPTEETWPGVTALSEFRAYSFPRYQPQPLLSHAPRLDTEGINLLTSLLLYESKSRISAEAALSHPYFHSLGEHVHQLEDTASIFSLKEIQLQKDPGYRGLAFQQTGRGKSRRQSIF from the exons ATGTACAAGATGAAGAACTTCAAGCGCAGGTTCTCCCTCTCAGTGCCCCGCCCAGAGACCATCGAGGAGTCCTTGGCTGAGTTCACAGAGCAGTTCAACCAGCTCCACACCCAGAGGAATGAGG atggTGAGGAGGAGCCCGAGGGGCTGTCCCCCGGCATGCAGTATCAGCGACGACAGAACCAGCGCCGCTTCTCTATGGAG GACCTCAGCAAGAGGCTCTCTCTGCCTATGGATATCCGCCTGCCCCAGGAGTTCTTGCAGAAGCTGCAGCTggagggtccagcactgcccaaGCCACTCAACCGCATGTCCCGCCGTGCCTCCCTG TCAGACATTGGCTTCGGGAAACTGGAAACATACGTGAAACTGGACAAACTGGGGGAG GGCACTTATGCCACCGTCTTCAAGGGGCGCAGCAAACTGACAGAGAACCTGGTGGCCCTGAAGGAGATCCGGCTGGAGCATGAGGAGGGAGCACCTTGCACTGCCATCCGAGAGG TGTCTCTGCTGAAGGACCTGAAGCACGCCAATATCGTGACCCTGCATGACCTCATCCACACAGACCGGTCCCTCACCCTGGTGTTTGAGTACCTG GACAGTGACCTGAAGCAGTATCTGGACCACTGCGGAACCCTGATGAGCATGCACAACGTCAAG ATTTTCATGTTCCAGCTGCTGCGGGGCCTGGCCTACTGTCACCGCCGCAAGATCCTGCACAGGGACCTGAAGCCCCAGAACCTGCTCATCAACGACAGGGGAGAGCTGAAGCTAGCTGACTTCG GCCTGGCCCGGGCcaagtcagtgcccacaaagaccTACTCCAATGAGGTAGTGACCCTGTGGTATAGGCCCCCAGATGTGCTGCTGGGATCCACAGAGTACTCCACCCCCATCGACATGTG GGGCGTGGGCTGCATCCACTACGAGATGGCCACGGGGAGGCCCCTTTTCCCAGGCTCCACCGTCAAAGAGGAGCTGCACCTCATCTTCCGCCTCCTTG GTACTCCTACAGAAGAGACGTGGCCCGGTGTGACCGCCCTCTCCGAGTTTCGAGCCTACAGCTTCCCCCGGTACCAGCCGCAGCCGCTGCTCAGCCACGCCCCCAG GTTAGATACCGAAGGCATCAACCTTCTGACCAGCCTCCTCCTG TATGAATCCAAGAGTCGCATATCAGCAGAAGCGGCCCTGAGTCATCCCTACTTCCACTCTCTGGGAGAACACGTGCACCAGCTTGAAGACA CTGCCTCCATCTTCTCCCTGAAGGAGATCCAACTccagaaggacccaggttacCGTGGCCTGGCCTTCCAGCAAACAG GTCGAGGAAAGAGCCGGCGGCAGAGCATCTTCTGA
- the Cdk18 gene encoding cyclin-dependent kinase 18 isoform X1 — MYKMKNFKRRFSLSVPRPETIEESLAEFTEQFNQLHTQRNEDGEEEPEGLSPGMQYQRRQNQRRFSMEDLSKRLSLPMDIRLPQEFLQKLQLEGPALPKPLNRMSRRASLSDIGFGKLETYVKLDKLGEGTYATVFKGRSKLTENLVALKEIRLEHEEGAPCTAIREVSLLKDLKHANIVTLHDLIHTDRSLTLVFEYLDSDLKQYLDHCGTLMSMHNVKIFMFQLLRGLAYCHRRKILHRDLKPQNLLINDRGELKLADFGLARAKSVPTKTYSNEVVTLWYRPPDVLLGSTEYSTPIDMWGVGCIHYEMATGRPLFPGSTVKEELHLIFRLLGTPTEETWPGVTALSEFRAYSFPRYQPQPLLSHAPRLDTEGINLLTSLLLYESKSRISAEAALSHPYFHSLGEHVHQLEDRDPTPEGPRLPWPGLPANRSRKEPAAEHLLSCVHPTAPRGLRDQWPHGTQIQEGWGLWSHQKVGGREPVASLEDHLAVLLVTAVSCPCFPCASIMAFAWTPIPLSPSTGPSVSCFPERR; from the exons ATGTACAAGATGAAGAACTTCAAGCGCAGGTTCTCCCTCTCAGTGCCCCGCCCAGAGACCATCGAGGAGTCCTTGGCTGAGTTCACAGAGCAGTTCAACCAGCTCCACACCCAGAGGAATGAGG atggTGAGGAGGAGCCCGAGGGGCTGTCCCCCGGCATGCAGTATCAGCGACGACAGAACCAGCGCCGCTTCTCTATGGAG GACCTCAGCAAGAGGCTCTCTCTGCCTATGGATATCCGCCTGCCCCAGGAGTTCTTGCAGAAGCTGCAGCTggagggtccagcactgcccaaGCCACTCAACCGCATGTCCCGCCGTGCCTCCCTG TCAGACATTGGCTTCGGGAAACTGGAAACATACGTGAAACTGGACAAACTGGGGGAG GGCACTTATGCCACCGTCTTCAAGGGGCGCAGCAAACTGACAGAGAACCTGGTGGCCCTGAAGGAGATCCGGCTGGAGCATGAGGAGGGAGCACCTTGCACTGCCATCCGAGAGG TGTCTCTGCTGAAGGACCTGAAGCACGCCAATATCGTGACCCTGCATGACCTCATCCACACAGACCGGTCCCTCACCCTGGTGTTTGAGTACCTG GACAGTGACCTGAAGCAGTATCTGGACCACTGCGGAACCCTGATGAGCATGCACAACGTCAAG ATTTTCATGTTCCAGCTGCTGCGGGGCCTGGCCTACTGTCACCGCCGCAAGATCCTGCACAGGGACCTGAAGCCCCAGAACCTGCTCATCAACGACAGGGGAGAGCTGAAGCTAGCTGACTTCG GCCTGGCCCGGGCcaagtcagtgcccacaaagaccTACTCCAATGAGGTAGTGACCCTGTGGTATAGGCCCCCAGATGTGCTGCTGGGATCCACAGAGTACTCCACCCCCATCGACATGTG GGGCGTGGGCTGCATCCACTACGAGATGGCCACGGGGAGGCCCCTTTTCCCAGGCTCCACCGTCAAAGAGGAGCTGCACCTCATCTTCCGCCTCCTTG GTACTCCTACAGAAGAGACGTGGCCCGGTGTGACCGCCCTCTCCGAGTTTCGAGCCTACAGCTTCCCCCGGTACCAGCCGCAGCCGCTGCTCAGCCACGCCCCCAG GTTAGATACCGAAGGCATCAACCTTCTGACCAGCCTCCTCCTG TATGAATCCAAGAGTCGCATATCAGCAGAAGCGGCCCTGAGTCATCCCTACTTCCACTCTCTGGGAGAACACGTGCACCAGCTTGAAGACA GAGATCCAACTccagaaggacccaggttacCGTGGCCTGGCCTTCCAGCAAACAG GTCGAGGAAAGAGCCGGCGGCAGAGCATCTTCTGAGCTGCGTGCACCCTACTGCTCCTCGAGGCTTGAGGGACCAATGGCCACACGGAACACAAATTCAGGAAGGATGGGGCCTGTGGAGCCATCAGAAGGTTGGAGGAAGAGAGCCAGTAGCCAGCCTGGAGGATCACTTGGCTGTCCTGTTGGTCACAGCTGTTTCCTGTCCCTGCTTCCCATGTGCCTCCATAATGGCCTTTGCTTGGACACCAATTCCCCTGTCACCTTCCACGGGGCCGAGTGTAAGCTGCTTTCCTGAGAGAAGATGA